From the genome of Prinia subflava isolate CZ2003 ecotype Zambia chromosome 12, Cam_Psub_1.2, whole genome shotgun sequence:
TCACAAACTCCTTGTCCTCCTGTATCTCACAGGTGCTAAATAAAGTGGAGGATGAACAAATGGGTGTTAATTCTCTTCAGTGCAACAAAACTGACTTAGCAAATGATCCATGATATGGGCAAAGTAACCAGAGATGGAAATGAACTGCAGTGGGACAGAATTTCCTGATCTGTGACGGGCTCCTCAGTGTCTGATCACTGTGTGACACTACTGAGTTCAAACAGGCAGGACTGTCCAGTGCCCATTGACACCCACCATAATCCAGAACGTTTTATCATCCAGCTCATAGCAAAGGAGCTCTGAAATGCCAGACTGAATGATACATAACATTCTTATTCTGAACTGTATCAAATAAAATGGAACTGGTATCTtatactttaaatattttactattCAATACTAAACCCATCTCTCTTtcaacacaaaaagaaaatacaaatccaAGTGAATGGCTTGTCAGAGGAACAGCACTGTACAGAAACAGAATATTCCTGGAATACTGTCGTCTTCCCAAAACCGGCAGCATTTCaggtattatttttcttttgtactgCCCAGATTCGAACACAGAGACagccattcccattccccagaGTAAGAAAACTTCCAAGATAACATGAATAAAATAGATACATTGGAAATCAGATAAAGCTTTACAAGAATTTCCCCATGTGTCCAAGATGATTTCCTTTATCAAAGGCTCAATGGTGATGTGATTCCCACTGCGAGAGTGACAGGTTTTACACCAGAGTGTGCCCAGatacaaaacaaaccaaaaaagcacCACTGAAGTGAAACAGAGATGATCAGAGAGAGCAGATCCTGGGGATGCTGAGGCTCGTGTGCAATGTCTGGAGAACACAGAGGGGCTCAGAACAGCCAGCTGAGcgtgccctgtgctctgtgccccGCGGGCCAGCGGGGCCAGCCCCGGGCTCCACGAGgccacagagcccagctccccccgagccccccagcACACCGGCCCTCACCTGCACTCAGGAGCTGGGAACCTTGATACCCCACGTTTGTTCTCCTTTTTGTTCGTAATAATCAAGTAAGATATTGTTACATTCCATTCATATACTGCAATTTATAATATCGATAGATAATATTAAGATACACATATATAAGAACTAGGATACTCTTTATGGCCTCTATTTTCTGATGTatttaacaaaaacaaagtcaaaaaaatgaaaacaattgcTGGTGTTTCCAGTTCCCCACCAGAGATGCAGGACCAATCCCTGAGcggctgctctgtgctgtggttCCCAGgcctgtgacagctctgccctggctgttGGAGTTTGGGGTGGGGGAGTCCAAAGTGCCACCAAAGTCCACCTGACAGCACAGCTCCGGGAGTGGCTGGGCTTCTACCAGCACAAACAGAGGCTGATGATCAGTCCAGGGCAGCCCACAAGTCAGGCTGTTTGCTGCGCTTTGCATGTGGAAACAAAACGTATCTGTGTGTGCAATGCCAGAAAAACTGAGGCCCATTCCAGAGGCAGGAATGAACCCCAGCAGAGTGGCTGTGTCACGCTCCAGGTGTGCCAAGGGCTGGAAACACAGGGAGGGAGTAACTTGTGCATCGGCAGTGCTGCCTGAAAAGCTGTGTGTGGAAATCCCaacccaccccaccccacctcCCCTCACGCTTTGGTCAGTGCAGGAATCCCAGGGTTAGGTGGCGGGGAGTGAGGGGgcagtggcagggacagggacatcgGGGGCTCTGACCTGTGGGCAAAAGGCTCTCGTGTTGTGTTGCAGCTCAGCGATGGTCCTGCAGCAGTCCTGGCTCAGCCTTCCTTAAAAGAAATGCTTGGTTTTATGCTggctcaaaaaaaccaaaaaattccTCTGTCACTTCCAAAAGGACACCAAGGCCACGGGGCGCGTCACTCGAAGGTTTCCCATCGCTTTCTGAGCTGCTCCACCTTACCTGGTGTGGGGGACACGTCCTGCTTGGTCTTTTTTAACAGATCTTCAAATGGATCTTTTGTCTCCTCAGATTTTGAGGACAGTAACACTGACTCCAAGCCCTTGGCTGGCCTGGCAGAGACCAGAGGGGGTTCACTGGCCAGAAGAGCCAGGGCTTGTTTGGGATCTACCTTTGTGCTGGGCTGGCCCACCTGTAACGTTCGGGGTTTGGAGGGACCACCCAGACACGCTGGCTGCAGGGGGCTGGTGGGAGAAGGGCAgtggccctgcaggagcagggagccagctgctggcacagctggagcctggctgAACAGGTTTGGCATGGACAGCGTGGCCATGTGGTGCTGAGGTCTCTGTGGTGGGTAGAAGCCGGCAGTGGGGGCTATGAAGCTGGAGCTGTATGCGTGACCTAAGGAGGGGGTGAAGGAGCCCCTCGGGGGCCTGACCAGGGACACTGGAAGGGCTCCTGGCAGTGTCTGGGTGAAGGGATTCGGGGAGGGCTGCAGAAAAGGcggtggggctggggcaggataGCCGAGGGGCTGGGCAAAcggtgcagctgcaggaggcaccAAGTCCCTGGGCAGGGCGCCGAAGGCGGGCGCGGGGGCCGAGCCCGGCGGGGCGCTGCCCGGCCAGCCCGCGGCTCGCAGCGGGTCCagcaggctcagcagcagctcgCTGTCGTTGGCTGCCCCCTCGGCCTTCACCCGCACGGGCTGCAGCAGCTCGGCAgcgcccgcggccccgctcgGCGGCTGCGGCGGGCGGGCGCAGGCACTGACGGGCGGCGCCGCTTCGGCCTCCAGGGATGCGCCCGCCCCGAAGGGCTCTGCCATGAGAGCTGAAACCAAGGGCCCGCGCCCCTGAGGGGTCAGCAGCTCCgctggcccagctgcagcctggtgcttggcagccctgggtgctggtggtggtggcacGATGCCCAGCTCTGGAGTCTTTCTTCCCTGTGGCCTGGGAATGGTGATGTTCCCTTGAACGGCAGGGTTGGATTCATCCTTTTCTGCAGGAGCCAGACCACTGTCTCTGCTCTGGGGTCTCCTGGTGATGGGAGGCATGTTGCCCAGGGTAGCCAAGGGTCTTTCGGGTGAGCTTTGGGAATATTTGGTGGGAATAGCCATATCATCATGGCCCATACTCCACAGCTTGTTGTAAGGGTGGGACAGCTTCATGCTTGGCACAATCCTGTTCCTCTCGGACACACCAAGATCCATTCTCTGCAAGACAGCAGAACAAACATTAACTCTTAGTGATGTTCTCACAACACAGAGCGGGAAGGGGGttcaggctgctgtgagggAAGAGGAAACAGTAACTTTTTAACTGAGTCCTGTTTCAGCCATTTCttaattcagaaattaattttgaaacacATAAGCAATTCCTTGGAAACAgatgatgacgatgatgatTCTAATTAGGATCTACCCAATAATATGAAAAAGGTCCCCAGAAtgggctctgtgccacccccaGGGCACAGGAAGCCCCCACCTGGTATTCAAAGGAGCAGCGCGGCTCCGCCTCCTCCTTGGGTGTGCGCAGGTCCTCCAGGCTCTTGGCctggctgaggggctggggctgggcgtccacctccaggctggggaagatgtcttccagcaggttGATGTCTGAGGCCTTGCTGGagagcagggggctggggggcagcgGCTCTCTCGCTCTCTCCGGGCTGCCCACGTCCTCTCCATCGGCACTGTCCGACTCCTTCAGGGCCCGGTACGGCTGGGGCCTGCCACCGAACCAAAAATCACATTAGAATGATCACATTTCTAATTCTCTGTTTGGAACACAATTTCCTAAGGAGCTGGATGCATTACAAAGAGCTCCCCTGAGGCAAATACAGCTCAGAGAGcctcctgtgcagagcaggctgtgagCAGTGCCCAAGGGCAGGGGGACATGCAGAGGGGACCCGGCACCCGAGGGTGCTCAGAAGGGCAAGAGGCGAGTGGGAGGTGCTCAGAGGAAAGCTGTGGTGACGCAGGCCCAGCCAGGCTGAGAAGGGAGCTCTCAGGGCAGGGATAAtgggacagcagctccccaTGCTGCCTGTCTGGGCTCCCCTCAGGCTGGGCACGGCCTCTGCACCCCGTGTTTGCAGGCGCTGACATCCTCAGGCTTGGAGCTAACTCAGCACACAACATAACTCAGTGTTTTCCTGCAATAATTGGGGACACTGTGCAGGTTCCAATGATTTCATTGGTGTCATCTTATCAAGGAACACCATAATCCATTATGGAGACACCTCCTTTACATTACCAGCCGAGGCTGAGTTAGCAGGATGCTTCTCTTGCACATACCTCAGCAAAAAACAGAACCAGCACATTTGCATTTTGGTGTGTGTACAGAGAACAGCAGCACGATGTGCATCCAATTAATAACAACAAGTGCCACACATGGCTGTGGGGATTGGCACGTGACTGGCAGCCAGTTGGACTGTGGCATTTAAACAAGCTTtcatgtaaaagaaaatatttgtgagaCCTGCAAAAACACATCCTATGGAAGAACCCTCCCCCCCTTTCCACATTTTGTCATAATACATCTATACCATGCAAACTGGGAGCCCAGTTTGCATtgcttccctccccagcacacacagagcaggcactgagcctgcaccaggacagggacactgcGGGTACAGGGCACACAGTGACAGCACACAGcctcagggcagggagctcACAGCCTCAGTGTCTTCAGTCCCAAATCACTCTGGCTCACACTGCAACCCCCCAAGGGATATTCTGCAAACAAAACTGGTCTGCTCCACCCCAAACACGAATGTGGGAACATTTTCTGGCCCCTTCCTACTGATCCTCCCCATCGCACCTGCCTGCAGTCAGAtctcttccctgccagcctctgAACCTGTGTCTGCAGCACACCATGGATTTTAGCACTGCAGACCTCTCTGGCCCCTGgcagcctcctccagcctggtCTGACCCAGCTGTGACTGGGCATCATCCATCCCCCAGCTCCTCACGTGCCCGCATGTGGCACTGTGGGTTTGTGAAGCAGCAGCCCACAGTACCCTGGCCCCTCTTCCTACAGCCTCTGGTCAAACCAGTGACTGCATTTGTTAAAAGAACAACTGCAACTCCATGCAATTTATCCCCCTTTCATCCCCTAGAAATCCTCAAGCAGGCGAGGTTAGGAAGTAACAAATCCTCTGCTGACATTCAGTGAGGgctcagctcagagctgcctgctgggatTGGGATATTCAAATAGGCAGCAAGAGGGATTTAGTGCAGTGAacccacagctggcagggctccCCTCACCTCTCACGGGcaccctgggcaggggcagaaccctccagccacagcaccagTGAGTGGTTCTGGCCCAGCTGCTCAGTCTTACAAGACTGACTCACAGAGGTTTGGGAATGTGTTACAAATTCAAAAGCAGGATACAAACAGACCCAACAAACTTCCTGCTTCTTGTGTAACTGTCAGATTGTACTCAATGTCCTCAGAGGAcacctggcagagcagagaggctgggaacaaacaggtgacacaggaaaaGGCTGCTAACTGCACTGGAATGAGGCTCACAGAACAACCCAAAAGAATGAATGGTGAGAGGTTTGGacaggagcacaggcagcatgTTGGAACAAAGGACAAATGGAAGGGTGACATCCCACAGAGCTCAATGGAAGCCCATAAGCTGTGTGTTACTGCAGTGTTTCATGCAGGAGGATGCTTTTTCATGCCGCTCAACATCAAGACAAACAAACAGGAGAAATGTTGGTCATTCATCAAGCACTGCACAAAGACTCCAGGAGCATATCCAAAATCCCAGTACAGGAGCAGGTGCCCTGAGACATGCAAACCCCACTGCTCAAAGCTGGCAGGAACACAGCAAAAGAGTAAAGGATAGACCATTCGAaaggagcagagaagaaaaagttttcagagaagCCAGAGACAGGATCCTCTTCCTGCTGAAATTCATCATCAGAGGAGTCCTCAGAGAGGAAGACTGTATAGTGTCGCATGGGCCTTACGAGGCTGGGgaacaggaagagaaaaggaagttaTCACGAGATACCAGTGACAGCTCCAGAGGAGAGAACCCAGGGCCTCCAGAGAACCAGACCATCCTGACCCCACagactgcagagcagagagctcGGCAGGGAAcgcacagagcacagcccctgtgccaagGGCAGGGCGCCCTGGGGTGCCCAAGGGAAGGGAGCAGCCCGTGGCCACaccacagggcaggggacagcacagaaaccccctTGCCCCACCACGTTCCCTACAGAGCAGGGCACCTCTCTGCTCTtcagacagctctgctcctcaggcTCTCTAAGCTCTGACAAACATCAGATCTCCCTTTCTCCGTTACAGATATTCAGTCTGATGCACAAGAAGAGCTGACTCCAGGGCACCAGTTCCTACTTGTATctatttttcacatttgaaaCTGCTTCAGTCAAGAATAAAACCTAAGCTGTCCAAGGACTGGTATGAAATGTAGTTTGTCAAGTAAGGTGTATCTGTTCCTTTCCTCAGCGGTTAACTGAGAATCGTTTCTTAACAATTAGGTGAGGAAAAGAGAAGTTGGACACTGCACCCAACAGCCCAAGAGGGCCCGTGCTGCCGCTGCCAGCGAATGTTTACTCACGGTCGGGTCAGAGGTAATTAATAAAGAGTCTAACgggtggcagtgctgcagcaatgGTGGAAATCGCAGTCTGCACTATCCCAGTTACAGCAGGGCACTGCTCGCTCTCCTCTGTCCTCCTGGAACAGGGGCGGGAGGCGGGGCCACCGCAGGCGCCGGCAGCAGCGCCGAGCGGGGGCTCCGCTTAATGAGGAGGATCTGCATCTCGGGAGCCTTTTTCATGTGTCAGGATGCATGGACAAATCAGCAGCACATCACGCTGGCCAAAAATGAAATGCTGACAAATGTAgatatttcaaatttaattGACACTTAAATATACTTgagatagaaaaaaatacagaaaatgggGGTGGAGGATGTGGGAAATAGTACGGAGAATTctctaataattttaaaagatgttcTGGTtatgagaaaattaaatttgtatattttaatatgGTATTGCTTTTTCCTGAATATTGAGCTTGAGAAAGTTTGTGGGAAACATCatgaaaattctgtattttgtgaAAGCAGCTGAGCTGTAAAACTAGCAGCAATAAACTAGacccaaataaaataattcaaatacaATATATTTCCAGCATTGGTACATTTGTGTTTATGTTTATCTGTGGTCTGATAGTGGCAGGAATTGAAGATACACGTTAGCAGTGAGCAACACTGGGATGCCATTAGCTTTTGAACCCAAACAGGCAGAATCTCCATAGGAACACACATAAATGTTAAATTGCTTCAATTATCTTCCACCTAAATGCAGTGAGTCATCAGAtcaaatattaagaaaatgtttttagtaTCAAAGTCCCCACAAcctctgtgcagggccagcacagccctttgCAGGAGCTGCATCTGTTCCACAAGAGGGCAACCAAATTCCACTGTAAAATGGACAAATGCTCCCGTACAAGGGAGGAATCACCGCTCATTTAGGCCAAAGCTGGAGTATGCCCCAACCATGGCATGGCTGGAAAGAGCTATCCATGCACTGATGCCTCTCCAGCGTgtttgggctgtgctggcaagTTCAGAACACCCACAATTCAATATATCCACAGTTCAGAACACCCACAATTCAATATATCCACAACTCAGAACATCCATTCCCTGGTCAGGGTCACCCCTGAGAGTGCATTGCTAACTCCACTCTGGCGCTGTCAGGAATCTGCAACACACACCCCTGGTGACCCTTGCAAAAATCCCTGGAGAAGTGACCTTAGTAAAAGTGCCCGAAAAAGCCTCCCTGAGGTAACACAACATGCCTGTACTGGTATGCACAAGAGAGGCACTGGAAACCAACACCTTTTGTCCAGGAGCAGTGGGGCTGCAACAGCACAGATAATCTGGAACATTCCTCCTTCACTGCCACAGCTAAAGGGGGATAAATTTGCTGGTACTGTGCAAAGTGAGGCCCTACAAGCCCTCACCACAGAGCTCACACAGACATCATGGTCCTGTTAATGCACTCTAGAGTTAGACACAGTCTCTTCTGCCATCACTGTCAAATGAACAGTTCTGCTCCCTCCAGCTACAGCCTGGCAAGAACACGACATCTACAGGGCTGGAACTGACTATTTCCTCAAAAGAAaagtgcaaaacaaaacaacaaagaaatcaACAAATCTCCAAAACCTGAAAACTTTCACTGAAGAGGCTGATCAGTGTGTAACTTGGCAAACCACAATTTTTCCATAAGCAAACTTTGGTTACTTGACTTTTCACACTTCCTCTACAATGTTCCAAAAAACTTTTTTAGAAAATCGAATTTTTTCTCACTTAAAAACTAGCTTTGGTCTgtagtattttttaatgtctccTTTGGTGAGTCCCAGTTCTGAACACGCTGTCTGATGCAAGTagagagaagcagagcagagcagtacTTACTGTTCTGGGCTGGGAACTGAGGTCCTCCGGCCCTCCACACTGATGTTGCTCTTGGGCCTCTTAACCACATGAGGTCTTGGGGGGCGAACCTGTGACATGCACAGAGACATCTCATCAAACACTGCCCCGATCcaacagcaaacacacacaacaaCAGAGAACCACCAGTATCCTACAGGGATCTTCCACTGGGCCTCACTTTGTCTTTTGTGCCACAGTGTTACACACGAACATGGATACATCAGTGAATCTGATGAATATAAACCACACGGCCCCATGACTTGCAAATGAAACATATACACTTGTCACTAACTGCTGTTTGCTCTTGTCCTGTTTGCTGTGGGCTGAATTTCAGAGAAGAGATTCCCCAAGAGTGAGCTTCCCCCGTGCAGTCAGTGGAGAGAGAGGCTGGGCATGTCTGTGTGCTCTGGACATTGCTGTGGGCAGCGGGGCTCGGCTCTGACACCACGGCCCTTCTggccctgtgctcccaggaacCCAACCTGCAGGTGAGGACTTCTGCAAAATGTGTACTTTGGATAAATGTTTTAACACAAAAACTCAGTtcattcttcattaaaaatttgCTTCCCTCCAGCAGCCGAACACAAACCCTTGCCAGCCATATTGTCATTATCACTCATGGTATTAGGTTAGACTTCTGTTGTCTGCAGTAAAATCCAAAGCTTTTCTGTGGAAGATGATGTTGGTGCCAATCCAGCCTCACATACATGTCCATCACCTTCTAATGTATGGAAATTCAGCTTGGTTTCTGACCAGGATCTCCACAAGCAGACAAGCCTTATTTCAAGGACAGGGATAAGCACTTGTGCTTGAAGTTTGTGTATGTGCCAGCCTACACTGCTGAGGAACCCTGAACTTATCCCTGTGAGTCAAATGAGGGAATTTGCAGCATCAGGGCAGACTGTACACACCAGCTTCATGTGTTTTGTTAGCACGTGAAAAAGAGTCAGATCTGTTGGCTCAGCTCAATGCTAATCTCAACAGAAATGCCCAAACACCCAAATAAAGTTGGGAATACAACTCAGCTCCTGACCTCCCAGAACTTGTGCGCCCTTAAGAGGCACAAGAGAAAGGAGCTGTTCATGGCCTACAAGCCTGAGTGCTCTGGAGTGActaaagaagttttaaaaagatATAATTTGTTGGGGGAGGAGGGCTTTCtaggtttgttttggttttgcttttttattttttctaccCAGGTAGATAAACCTTAAATTTTCCTGCCAGGAGAAAGCCACCAAATTGTGTGTATTGCTTCTGCCCTACACACCAGTATGCAGAAAATAGCAGCAGCGTTATTACATTGgattttcatttcaaaggaaATAGTGCACAGCagatatgaggaagaaatccAGAGTTGTATTGCCACTATTTCTTAGGAAAAAGGGCTTATGAAAAGGTCAGATGTTAAGGTCTTGGAGATCAGTCCCCACACAAGGCTGCTCCTCTCTACAATAAAGACAGCTTAAGAATGTGAATTTATGGCAGGAATGGAAGGATTAAGTTTGTGGCAACTTCAACTGAACTTGCAACGTGGTGAAACATGGGGAAAAGAACAACAGAGCTAATTAGAGGAGCTGAGCTGTCAGAGCGCAGCAGAATGGCTCGGTGccaacaaacaaaaggaatgGGCTGGCAATCAGCAGGATCGATGAAGAATACTGCTTCATTAGGGCTGATAAAACAGGGAGAGACTGCAGAGAGGAGCGGGGAGAGGGGGGCGACAGGCAGGAGGAACGGGGAGAGGAGAGCGcgaaggagagagggaaagaggagaagaaagcaaGCTGCTTAATTAaatgggagctgggagctgatgTGTAAAGCTGGCCTGTCAGCTGCTGGGAACACTTTCACCTTTCGGCTGGGTGCTGCCGAGGAGGGAGAGAGGTGAGAgtttggggtggctgcagggccCCCCGCCCAGAGCGGTGCGAGGTGACACGGCTGACGGGATTTAGAGCATTGTTCCTGGGGAActgcagggaaaaccaggaatCACAGCAATTCCTTGCTGGATCTTGAGTCTCTCACTGCCACAGAGGCAGCGTTAAATGTTTATCAAATACAAAAGTATCAAAAAAATCCAATTCCATGagcacacagccaaaagaaaaaaggtaaactTCCAGGACAGAAGGGTCGAATGTGCTTATTACTGTCCCGATCAACTTAGTGTATAATTATTATATTTCAACTTTTTCTAATTGA
Proteins encoded in this window:
- the DENND1A gene encoding DENN domain-containing protein 1A isoform X4, producing MQKSPTQESVASGKEVLQTLTKFCFPFYVDSHAINQVGQNFTFVLTDIDSKQRFGFCRLSSGAKSCFCILSYLPWFEVFYKLLNVLADYSAKGQDSQRSELLETFHKLTIPEPGTSVHLGVHSYFTVPDTRELPSIPENRNLTEYFVAVDVNNMLHLYASMLYERRILICCSKLSTLTACIHGSAAMLYPMFWQHVYIPVLPPHLLDYCCAPMPYLIGIHLSLMEKVRSMALEDVVILNVDTNTLETPFDDLQSLPNDVVSALKNRLKKVSTTTGDGVARAFLKAQAAFFGSYRNALKIEPGEPITFCEEAFVSHRSSVMRQFLQNAIQLQLFKQFIDGRLDLLNSGEGFSDVFEEEINMGEYAGSDKLYHQWLSTVRKGSGAILNTVKTKANPAMKTVYKFAKDHAKMGIKEVKNRLKQKDIAENGCAAAPEEPLPRTAPSPLAEKKDPKLREDRRPITVHFGQQHRLRPPRPPPPKIQRSSRPVRPPRPHVVKRPKSNISVEGRRTSVPSPEQPQPYRALKESDSADGEDVGSPERAREPLPPSPLLSSKASDINLLEDIFPSLEVDAQPQPLSQAKSLEDLRTPKEEAEPRCSFEYQRMDLGVSERNRIVPSMKLSHPYNKLWSMGHDDMAIPTKYSQSSPERPLATLGNMPPITRRPQSRDSGLAPAEKDESNPAVQGNITIPRPQGRKTPELGIVPPPPAPRAAKHQAAAGPAELLTPQGRGPLVSALMAEPFGAGASLEAEAAPPVSACARPPQPPSGAAGAAELLQPVRVKAEGAANDSELLLSLLDPLRAAGWPGSAPPGSAPAPAFGALPRDLVPPAAAPFAQPLGYPAPAPPPFLQPSPNPFTQTLPGALPVSLVRPPRGSFTPSLGHAYSSSFIAPTAGFYPPQRPQHHMATLSMPNLFSQAPAVPAAGSLLLQGHCPSPTSPLQPACLGGPSKPRTLQVGQPSTKVDPKQALALLASEPPLVSARPAKGLESVLLSSKSEETKDPFEDLLKKTKQDVSPTPGKVEQLRKRWETFE
- the DENND1A gene encoding DENN domain-containing protein 1A isoform X8 — its product is MGSRIKQNPETTFEVYAEVTHSGISCIGKDPEVRRQFPEGYSDQEVLQTLTKFCFPFYVDSHAINQVGQNFTFVLTDIDSKQRFGFCRLSSGAKSCFCILSYLPWFEVFYKLLNVLADYSAKGQDSQRSELLETFHKLTIPEPGTSVHLGVHSYFTVPDTRELPSIPENRNLTEYFVAVDVNNMLHLYASMLYERRILICCSKLSTLTACIHGSAAMLYPMFWQHVYIPVLPPHLLDYCCAPMPYLIGIHLSLMEKVRSMALEDVVILNVDTNTLETPFDDLQSLPNDVVSALKNRLKKVSTTTGDGVARAFLKAQAAFFGSYRNALKIEPGEPITFCEEAFVSHRSSVMRQFLQNAIQLQLFKQFIDGRLDLLNSGEGFSDVFEEEINMGEYAGSDKLYHQWLSTVRKGSGAILNTVKTKANPAMKTVYKFAKDHAKMGIKEVKNRLKQKDIAENGCAAAPEEPLPRTAPSPLAEKKDPKLREDRRPITVHFGQVRPPRPHVVKRPKSNISVEGRRTSVPSPEHLVRPMRHYTVFLSEDSSDDEFQQEEDPVSGFSENFFFSAPFEWPQPYRALKESDSADGEDVGSPERAREPLPPSPLLSSKASDINLLEDIFPSLEVDAQPQPLSQAKSLEDLRTPKEEAEPRCSFEYQRMDLGVSERNRIVPSMKLSHPYNKLWSMGHDDMAIPTKYSQSSPERPLATLGNMPPITRRPQSRDSGLAPAEKDESNPAVQGNITIPRPQGRKTPELGIVPPPPAPRAAKHQAAAGPAELLTPQGRGPLVSALMAEPFGAGASLEAEAAPPVSACARPPQPPSGAAGAAELLQPVRVKAEGAANDSELLLSLLDPLRAAGWPGSAPPGSAPAPAFGALPRDLVPPAAAPFAQPLGYPAPAPPPFLQPSPNPFTQTLPGALPVSLVRPPRGSFTPSLGHAYSSSFIAPTAGFYPPQRPQHHMATLSMPNLFSQAPAVPAAGSLLLQGHCPSPTSPLQPACLGGPSKPRTLQVGQPSTKVDPKQALALLASEPPLVSARPAKGLESVLLSSKSEETKDPFEDLLKKTKQDVSPTPGKVEQLRKRWETFE